From a single Dendropsophus ebraccatus isolate aDenEbr1 chromosome 8, aDenEbr1.pat, whole genome shotgun sequence genomic region:
- the ADAT3 gene encoding probable inactive tRNA-specific adenosine deaminase-like protein 3 — protein MAPSSDDQKFFSTWSLIPVLSFKDEQELNEYKSGHIIAPLSTFFAATITDKKQISRLSQALCLQYPLPVVLRHLKRVRASQSRVEILLRPVTAEDRVNLLKNNVGVFKQSNDVSEKAADSKPEIDLHIMDILQGGCIDLNGLGEPFIVSVPSRAARNQKEQQIWAKIWPCTYHAKPKTPNMEKGISDESVSEQERLKIGRNMYMAIEAAQQNQSRGGKGVGAVVVDQENGNVLAIGTDQTGVKSGPLLHACMVVIDLVAQQQGGGSYSKLSSMEEVDSKKLQVEAKKWVEPKEDKRENRKRLKEKDEISYLCTGYEVYVTHEPCIMCSMSLLHSRVSCVYYGCSSTGGALGTYYRLHCSPGLNHSFKVYRGVMEDECRSLLCGDEI, from the coding sequence ATTGCACCGTTGTCTACCTTCTTTGCTGCTACAATCACTGACAAAAAACAAATTTCCAGATTGTCTCAGGCTCTGTGCTTGCAGTACCCACTTCCTGTTGTCTTGCGGCATTTAAAGAGGGTGCGTGCCTCTCAGTCTCGTGTAGAGATTTTGCTTCGTCCTGTAACAGCTGAGGATCGGGTGAACTTGCTAAAAAACAATGTAGGTGTTTTTAAACAGAGTAATGATGTTTCTGAAAAGGCTGCGGATTCCAAACCAGAAATTGATTTACATATTATGGACATTCTTCAAGGTGGTTGCATTGATTTAAATGGCTTAGGGGAACCATTTATTGTATCCGTTCCATCACGGGCAGCAAGGAACCAAAAGGAACAGCAAATCTGGGCAAAAATATGGCCCTGCACCTACCATGCTAAGCCCAAGACTCCAAATATGGAAAAAGGTATTAGTGATGAAAGTGTATCCGAGCAAGAAAGGTTAAAAATTGGCAGAAACATGTATATGGCAATAGAAGCAGCTCAGCAGAATCAGTCTAGAGGGGGAAAAGGTGTTGGAGCCGTTGTGGTGGACCAAGAAAATGGGAACGTTTTGGCAATAGGAACTGATCAAACTGGAGTGAAGAGCGGTCCATTGCTTCATGCTTGCATGGTAGTGATAGATTTAGTTGCTCAGCAACAAGGTGGAGGGTCATATAGTAAACTTTCTAGTATGGAAGAAGTAGATAGCAAAAAACTACAAGTAGAAGCTAAAAAATGGGTGGAACCAAAAGAAGATAAAAGGGAAAACCGAAAACGTTTAAAGGAAAAGGATGagatctcatatttatgcacagGGTATGAGGTGTATGTTACTCACGAGCCTTGCATTATGTGTTCCATGTCTCTTCTCCACTCCCGTGTATCTTGTGTTTACTATGGATGCAGTTCCACTGGTGGTGCTTTAGGAACGTACTACCGCCTCCACTGCAGCCCTGGGCTCAACCACAGTTTCAAAGTATATCGAGGAGTGATGGAAGATGAATGCCGTAGTTTACTCTGTGGTGATGAGATTTGA